One segment of Pleomorphomonas sp. PLEO DNA contains the following:
- a CDS encoding bifunctional UDP-sugar hydrolase/5'-nucleotidase has product MTNRLAVGILTAGALALSAGTALADFQLTILHINDFHSRIEPINKYDSTCSAKESDAGECFGGIARVKSAIDAKRAELKGGNLLVLDAGDEFQGSLYYSTFKSGPVAEFMNGIGFDAMAIGNHEFDDGPAELDKLIGAVKFPIISGNTISAKGSLLDGKYKGYVIKEIGGQKVAIVSVLAKDTSETSSPGKDITFEDEITYLQTAVKEIQAEGVDKIIALTHVGYLKDQEIAEKVDGIDVIVGGHSHTYLSSTDKKSSGPYPTLVKSPSGVEVPVVTAYAYSKYLGDLTVTFDDKGVVTAAQGAPLLLDASVKPDEGYVARVKELGKPLEELKAKIVGSSASIIDGDRKSCRAVECSMGNLVADAALDRVASQGITISIANGGGLRASIDAGDVSMGEVLTVLPFQNTIATFQIDGAGIKEALENGVSQVDEGAGRFPQVSGLKYTFDRSKPVGSRITSVEVKQGDAFVPLEAAKTYGVVTNNYVRGGGDGFKTFADKAVNAYDYGPNLEDVVAQYLTTHNPYKPYTDGRVTDATPADYVPPKK; this is encoded by the coding sequence ATGACGAATAGACTTGCCGTCGGCATTCTCACGGCGGGCGCACTGGCGCTGTCGGCCGGCACGGCACTGGCCGACTTCCAGCTCACCATCCTGCATATCAACGACTTTCACTCGCGCATCGAGCCGATCAACAAATACGACTCCACCTGCTCGGCCAAGGAAAGCGATGCCGGCGAGTGCTTCGGCGGCATTGCCCGCGTCAAGAGCGCCATCGATGCCAAGCGCGCGGAACTCAAGGGCGGCAACCTTCTGGTGCTCGACGCCGGCGACGAATTCCAGGGCTCGCTCTACTACAGCACCTTCAAGAGCGGACCGGTCGCCGAGTTCATGAACGGCATCGGCTTCGACGCCATGGCCATCGGCAACCACGAGTTCGACGACGGTCCGGCCGAGCTCGACAAACTGATCGGCGCGGTGAAGTTCCCGATCATTTCCGGCAACACCATCTCGGCCAAGGGCTCGCTGCTCGACGGCAAATACAAGGGCTATGTCATCAAGGAGATCGGTGGTCAGAAGGTGGCCATCGTATCGGTCTTGGCGAAAGACACCTCCGAGACTTCGTCGCCCGGCAAGGACATCACCTTCGAGGACGAGATCACCTATCTCCAGACGGCGGTGAAGGAGATCCAGGCCGAGGGCGTCGACAAGATCATCGCCCTCACCCACGTCGGCTATCTCAAGGATCAGGAAATCGCCGAGAAGGTCGACGGTATCGACGTCATCGTCGGTGGCCACAGCCACACCTACCTGTCGTCGACCGACAAGAAGTCGTCCGGCCCCTATCCGACGCTGGTCAAGAGCCCGTCGGGCGTCGAGGTGCCTGTCGTCACCGCCTACGCCTATTCCAAGTATCTCGGCGACCTCACCGTCACCTTCGACGACAAGGGCGTCGTCACCGCCGCCCAGGGCGCGCCACTGCTGCTGGACGCCTCGGTGAAGCCGGATGAAGGCTACGTTGCGCGGGTCAAGGAACTCGGCAAGCCGCTGGAAGAGCTGAAGGCCAAGATCGTCGGCTCGTCCGCCTCCATCATCGACGGCGACCGCAAGTCCTGCCGCGCCGTCGAATGCTCGATGGGTAACCTTGTCGCCGACGCGGCGCTCGACCGCGTCGCCAGCCAGGGCATCACCATCTCCATCGCCAATGGCGGCGGTCTCCGGGCATCGATCGATGCCGGCGACGTCTCCATGGGCGAGGTGCTGACGGTGCTGCCGTTCCAGAACACGATCGCCACCTTCCAGATCGATGGCGCCGGCATCAAGGAAGCGTTGGAGAACGGCGTCAGCCAGGTCGACGAGGGAGCTGGCCGATTCCCGCAGGTGTCCGGCCTGAAATATACCTTCGATCGCTCCAAGCCGGTCGGCAGCCGCATCACCAGCGTCGAGGTCAAGCAAGGCGACGCCTTCGTGCCGCTCGAAGCGGCCAAGACCTATGGCGTGGTCACCAACAACTACGTCCGTGGCGGCGGCGACGGCTTCAAGACCTTCGCCGACAAGGCGGTCAACGCCTATGATTACGGTCCCAACCTTGAGGACGTGGTGGCCCAGTACCTGACCACCCACAATCCCTACAAGCCCTATACCGACGGCCGCGTCACCGACGCGACGCCGGCCGACTACGTGCCGCCGAAGAAGTAA
- a CDS encoding TetR family transcriptional regulator C-terminal domain-containing protein, giving the protein MDAEVDGEDHKARPRRRVAVEEGARDDRVRQRNVARILKAATTLFSRKGFEGTRIVEIAEAAGLPKANVYYYFSSKEEVYDAVIKHLIDEWDAALAHISADAEPREALESYVRAKLEHARRHGEESRLFAGEIIGGARFLSRRDRSHMREVTRDHARVIESWIAAGKIKPVDPRHLLIMLWAVTQFYADFEILACDALEQSRLRRADFDKAAETIVSTLLGSLMPD; this is encoded by the coding sequence TTGGACGCTGAGGTAGACGGGGAAGATCACAAAGCGCGGCCGCGTCGGCGCGTGGCGGTCGAAGAGGGCGCGCGCGATGACCGCGTTCGTCAACGCAATGTCGCCCGTATCCTCAAGGCGGCCACGACACTGTTCTCGCGCAAGGGATTCGAGGGGACGCGCATTGTCGAGATCGCCGAGGCAGCCGGTCTGCCCAAGGCGAACGTCTACTATTACTTTTCCTCCAAGGAGGAAGTTTACGACGCGGTCATCAAGCATCTGATCGACGAGTGGGATGCCGCGCTCGCCCATATCTCCGCCGACGCTGAGCCACGCGAGGCGCTGGAAAGCTATGTGCGCGCCAAATTGGAGCATGCCCGTCGGCATGGCGAAGAGTCGCGCCTGTTCGCTGGCGAGATTATCGGTGGCGCGCGCTTCCTTAGCCGTCGTGACCGTAGCCACATGCGCGAGGTGACGCGTGACCATGCGCGGGTGATCGAAAGCTGGATCGCCGCCGGCAAGATCAAACCGGTCGATCCGCGCCACCTTTTGATCATGTTATGGGCGGTGACTCAGTTCTACGCCGATTTCGAGATATTGGCTTGCGACGCTCTGGAGCAGTCGCGCCTGCGCCGCGCCGATTTCGACAAGGCCGCCGAAACGATCGTTTCTACGCTGCTCGGCAGCCTGATGCCGGATTGA
- a CDS encoding 50S ribosomal protein L11 methyltransferase — protein sequence MRQYQLHIPAADAAGAETIADAIEAAFVEAGPVSWYETDGGWAVDGFFFADDAEELVTTARAALDGIVDAALVTVEPVPEDVDWVAQSLEGLSPVVAGRFVVHGAHDRDRIPKGLIGLQIEANQAFGTGHHPTTWGCLTALSRLLSVYRFDSVFDLGTGSGVLAIGIALETKRPVLASDIDPLAVEIALENAEINGAANLVTAVTAAGFAHPAIVGRKFDLIVANILADPLKMLSPQFRVHAMQGAAVVLSGILRTQAESVLAAFRAQGFVRERHIVKDVWSTLVLRYAG from the coding sequence ATGCGCCAGTATCAGCTCCACATCCCCGCCGCCGACGCGGCCGGCGCGGAAACGATCGCCGATGCAATCGAGGCGGCCTTCGTCGAAGCGGGTCCGGTATCCTGGTACGAAACGGACGGTGGATGGGCGGTGGATGGCTTCTTCTTCGCCGATGACGCCGAGGAACTCGTCACGACGGCCCGCGCCGCCCTCGACGGTATTGTTGACGCCGCGTTGGTGACGGTCGAGCCGGTACCCGAGGATGTCGACTGGGTGGCGCAGAGCCTGGAAGGCTTGAGCCCAGTGGTGGCCGGCCGCTTCGTGGTGCATGGCGCCCACGACCGCGACCGCATTCCCAAGGGGCTGATCGGCCTGCAGATCGAGGCCAACCAGGCCTTCGGCACCGGCCATCATCCCACCACCTGGGGCTGCCTCACGGCGCTCAGCCGCCTTCTTTCGGTCTATCGCTTCGACAGCGTGTTCGACCTCGGCACCGGTTCGGGCGTACTGGCCATCGGTATCGCGCTGGAAACCAAGCGGCCGGTGCTCGCCTCCGATATCGACCCGCTGGCGGTGGAGATCGCGCTGGAAAACGCCGAGATCAACGGCGCTGCCAACCTCGTCACGGCGGTGACGGCCGCCGGCTTTGCCCATCCGGCCATCGTCGGCCGCAAGTTCGACCTGATCGTCGCCAATATCCTGGCCGATCCACTGAAGATGCTGTCGCCGCAATTCCGCGTCCACGCCATGCAGGGCGCCGCCGTGGTGCTGTCGGGCATTCTGAGGACGCAGGCCGAAAGCGTGCTCGCCGCCTTCCGCGCCCAGGGCTTCGTGCGCGAGCGGCACATCGTCAAGGATGTCTGGAGCACGCTCGTTCTGCGTTACGCCGGCTGA
- a CDS encoding BMP family ABC transporter substrate-binding protein yields MTSFLSDLDGLGRPLSRRRLLKAAAGTAAAGLATSLFPLGASAAEGIVALVHTQAAGDNGPVDSMIEKLGKLAKEKGFETRVVYAADPATYETIFRTLGDAGASIIVSTFNEVAEAFKALAPEYPNTKWIQLFGDPIEPALPNVTTVSYDYYLGCYLSGLFGALVSASGKLGYIGGISLPPLNADANAIKTGATSVKADATLAAAFAGSFQDPAKGQEIATQMYKSGVDYIQTDSAATDAGIIAAANEGKNLMVSAISPAQYKLGPSTVISLVSLDFGQSLYNEVTRALAADWKGGHIGTGLGTGVIDFVLSPVFLEKGPEALVTKAKEVWPKIEAAKAEIIAGTLKVPFNTNL; encoded by the coding sequence ATGACCAGCTTCTTGTCCGACCTCGACGGTCTGGGTCGCCCCCTCTCCCGCCGTCGTCTTCTCAAGGCCGCGGCCGGCACGGCGGCGGCGGGCCTTGCCACCAGCCTATTTCCCCTCGGCGCTTCGGCGGCTGAGGGCATCGTGGCACTGGTTCATACCCAGGCGGCCGGCGACAACGGCCCTGTCGACAGCATGATCGAGAAACTCGGCAAGCTCGCCAAGGAAAAGGGCTTCGAGACCCGCGTCGTCTATGCCGCCGATCCTGCCACCTACGAGACGATCTTCCGCACGCTTGGCGATGCCGGCGCCTCCATCATCGTTTCCACCTTCAACGAGGTGGCCGAGGCCTTCAAGGCGCTCGCCCCCGAATACCCCAACACCAAGTGGATCCAGCTGTTCGGCGACCCGATCGAGCCGGCGCTGCCCAACGTGACCACCGTTTCCTATGACTATTATCTCGGCTGCTACCTGTCGGGCCTGTTCGGAGCGCTCGTCTCGGCCAGCGGCAAGCTCGGCTATATCGGCGGCATCTCGCTGCCCCCGCTCAACGCCGACGCCAACGCGATCAAGACCGGCGCCACCTCTGTCAAAGCCGACGCCACACTCGCCGCCGCCTTCGCCGGCTCGTTCCAGGATCCGGCCAAGGGGCAGGAAATCGCCACCCAGATGTACAAGAGCGGCGTCGACTACATTCAGACCGACTCGGCAGCCACCGATGCCGGCATCATCGCCGCCGCCAACGAGGGCAAGAACCTGATGGTCAGCGCCATCTCGCCGGCCCAGTACAAGCTCGGCCCGTCGACGGTGATAAGCCTGGTGTCGCTCGATTTCGGCCAGTCGCTCTACAACGAGGTGACCCGGGCCCTCGCTGCCGACTGGAAGGGCGGCCACATCGGCACCGGCCTCGGCACTGGCGTCATCGATTTCGTGCTGTCGCCGGTGTTCCTGGAGAAGGGGCCCGAGGCGCTGGTCACCAAAGCCAAGGAAGTCTGGCCGAAGATCGAGGCTGCCAAGGCCGAGATCATCGCCGGCACCCTCAAAGTGCCGTTCAACACCAACCTCTGA
- a CDS encoding SDR family NAD(P)-dependent oxidoreductase, translating into MTAYAKFGSHPPLPIRPAVKTEAHAGKTFLVTGAAGGVGAGLVSTLLDAGAFVAAADLDPSRISPAPRVLPITVDIADADSVAAMVEQALAWHGRLDGLVNGAAVALHAPPLEHGLDIWRRQFEINVFGAYEAARLVAKSMIERDVSGAIVNISSEAGKVGHAETMIAYSATKAALISMTRMLSATLAANDINVNCVCPGSVATPMLRQVAEVYSSLSGEPPAAVFDQMVSGQLKRHTTPEEIGRCVSFLLSDDAMLIRGQAINIDGGDTPY; encoded by the coding sequence ATGACCGCATACGCCAAGTTCGGCAGCCATCCACCGCTGCCCATTCGGCCGGCCGTGAAGACTGAAGCCCACGCCGGCAAAACCTTTCTGGTCACCGGCGCGGCCGGCGGTGTCGGCGCGGGGCTGGTCTCGACACTGCTCGATGCCGGCGCCTTCGTCGCAGCGGCCGATCTCGATCCATCGCGAATTTCACCGGCCCCGCGCGTGCTGCCGATCACCGTCGACATCGCCGATGCTGACTCGGTAGCCGCCATGGTCGAACAGGCGCTCGCCTGGCACGGCCGGCTCGACGGCCTCGTCAACGGCGCCGCCGTGGCCCTGCACGCACCGCCGCTCGAACATGGCCTCGACATCTGGCGCCGCCAGTTCGAGATCAACGTGTTCGGCGCCTACGAGGCGGCCCGGCTGGTGGCGAAATCGATGATCGAGCGCGATGTCAGTGGCGCCATCGTCAACATCTCCTCGGAGGCCGGCAAGGTCGGGCACGCCGAGACGATGATCGCCTACAGCGCGACCAAGGCGGCGCTGATTTCCATGACCCGCATGCTCTCGGCAACTCTCGCCGCCAACGACATCAACGTCAACTGCGTCTGTCCGGGTTCGGTGGCAACGCCGATGTTGCGACAGGTGGCGGAGGTCTACTCCTCGCTGTCCGGCGAACCACCGGCGGCGGTTTTCGACCAGATGGTCTCCGGTCAGCTCAAGCGCCATACGACGCCCGAGGAAATCGGCCGCTGCGTCTCCTTCCTGCTGTCCGACGACGCCATGCTGATCCGCGGCCAGGCGATCAACATCGACGGCGGCGACACTCCGTATTGA
- a CDS encoding ABC transporter ATP-binding protein, whose product MTAPLPPALACNEITVRFGDFVALSEVCLTFERGLIHAVVGQNGAGKTTFARVAAGLIRPDAGAIAIDGRPLPLGKVREARRLGVELVHQSFALPPSFTVAEAMEFGAERFGPVFSGRSLVRRWQPHLQALDIDVDPGRRIRDLPVETQQSVEIARAMVSDANILILDEPTAVLSPSGADALFERVRRLKKNGVTVILVLHKIREVLAVADTVSVLRGGRLVAASLPTDTLSPAVVADLIVGGGSPSETDAAALVGAEPTVPAVITVPAAVDAPPILRLNHVSTQPDAEGPALEAVSLDLWPGEIVGIAGVEGNGQKTLVRAIAGLAGVAEGSIELAGTIVTTADLGERRRRGLSIIPFERNSEGLSLSSSLWENWAIRRLLAGSLLKSIRPAALRQETDAALKRWDVRYRSGEQRAGSLSGGNAQKLIFSREVHDDARLIIAAQPTRGLDIGATAFVWQALRAARDQGAAVLLISSDLDELFDISDRLVVMLSGRIVADYRPPYALGAVGAAMTGATS is encoded by the coding sequence ATGACCGCCCCGTTGCCTCCGGCTCTCGCATGTAACGAAATCACCGTCAGGTTCGGTGATTTCGTCGCCTTATCCGAGGTGTGCCTTACCTTCGAACGGGGCCTCATCCACGCCGTCGTCGGCCAGAACGGTGCCGGCAAGACAACCTTCGCCCGCGTCGCCGCCGGTCTTATCCGGCCCGACGCGGGCGCGATCGCCATCGACGGACGGCCTCTCCCCCTGGGCAAGGTCCGCGAGGCGCGGCGGCTGGGCGTGGAGCTGGTTCACCAGAGCTTCGCCCTGCCGCCATCTTTTACCGTCGCCGAAGCCATGGAATTCGGCGCCGAGCGCTTCGGCCCGGTGTTCAGCGGCCGGAGCCTGGTTCGCCGCTGGCAGCCCCATCTCCAAGCGCTCGATATCGACGTCGATCCCGGCCGGCGGATCCGCGACCTGCCGGTGGAGACGCAGCAAAGCGTCGAGATCGCCAGGGCCATGGTCTCCGACGCCAACATCCTGATCCTCGACGAGCCGACGGCGGTTCTGTCGCCATCCGGGGCCGATGCCCTGTTCGAACGCGTCCGCCGGCTCAAGAAGAACGGCGTCACCGTCATTCTGGTCCTGCACAAGATTCGCGAAGTGCTGGCGGTCGCCGACACCGTCAGCGTGCTGCGTGGCGGCCGCCTCGTCGCCGCCTCCCTGCCCACCGATACGCTTAGCCCAGCGGTGGTGGCGGACCTCATCGTCGGCGGTGGATCGCCATCCGAAACCGATGCCGCCGCGCTGGTCGGGGCAGAGCCGACCGTCCCTGCCGTCATCACCGTTCCGGCGGCTGTCGACGCGCCTCCCATTCTCCGGCTCAACCATGTATCGACACAGCCCGATGCCGAGGGGCCGGCGCTCGAAGCCGTGTCTCTCGATCTCTGGCCCGGCGAGATCGTCGGCATCGCCGGCGTCGAGGGTAATGGTCAGAAGACGCTGGTACGCGCCATCGCCGGGCTTGCCGGAGTGGCCGAGGGCAGCATCGAGCTGGCCGGCACTATCGTCACCACCGCCGATCTCGGCGAGCGTCGCCGGCGCGGCCTCAGCATCATCCCCTTCGAGCGCAACAGCGAAGGCCTCAGCCTCTCGTCATCCCTGTGGGAGAACTGGGCCATCCGCCGCTTGCTGGCCGGCTCGCTGCTGAAGTCCATCCGGCCGGCAGCTTTGCGACAAGAGACCGACGCGGCGCTGAAGCGCTGGGATGTGCGCTACCGCTCGGGCGAGCAACGAGCCGGATCGCTATCGGGCGGCAACGCCCAGAAGCTGATCTTTTCGCGCGAAGTGCATGACGACGCCCGCCTGATCATCGCCGCGCAGCCGACGCGCGGGCTCGACATCGGCGCCACCGCCTTCGTCTGGCAGGCACTGCGGGCGGCGCGCGACCAGGGCGCCGCCGTGCTGCTCATCTCCTCCGACCTCGATGAGCTGTTCGACATCTCCGACCGTCTGGTGGTGATGCTGTCGGGCCGGATCGTCGCCGACTACCGGCCGCCCTACGCCCTCGGAGCCGTCGGCGCCGCCATGACGGGAGCCACCTCATGA
- a CDS encoding ABC transporter permease produces the protein MTDLIVAILRSATPLVYVTMAGVIAQRAGIWHLGLEGVMIIGAAATVIGIVLTGSLGLALLAAVIFSVLASVLLWFAIEKLKANPIIAGLGLTGLGIGGTSLASQSIFGSQASVTAPFGLPRLGEAFGPFASLSILVAAMPFVVFGMWVLLRRTRFGLQLAASGEHPFAARSAGVDPSRMRLFALAFGGVLAAAGGAELATGSLQIFAQNMTAGRGFMAFAAVVFGASHPIGAALAAIFFSLVGALGIRAQLVFGDAVPHDLLLALPYLATIFGVWLSGRLRGGAAAAPASFGELRDY, from the coding sequence ATGACCGATCTCATCGTCGCCATCCTGCGGTCGGCCACGCCCCTCGTCTACGTCACCATGGCCGGCGTCATCGCTCAGCGCGCCGGCATCTGGCATCTCGGCCTCGAGGGCGTCATGATCATCGGCGCCGCCGCCACCGTCATTGGCATCGTGTTGACCGGTTCGCTCGGTCTCGCGCTGCTCGCCGCCGTCATTTTCTCGGTGCTGGCCTCGGTCCTCCTCTGGTTCGCCATCGAGAAGCTCAAGGCTAATCCCATCATCGCCGGGCTTGGTCTCACCGGCCTCGGCATCGGCGGCACCTCGCTCGCCTCGCAGTCGATCTTCGGCAGTCAGGCCTCGGTGACCGCCCCCTTCGGGCTGCCCCGCCTCGGAGAGGCCTTCGGCCCCTTCGCCTCGCTGTCGATCCTGGTCGCAGCGATGCCTTTCGTGGTGTTCGGCATGTGGGTGCTGCTGCGGCGCACCCGCTTCGGCCTGCAGCTCGCCGCCTCGGGCGAGCATCCGTTCGCCGCCCGCAGCGCTGGCGTGGATCCCTCGCGCATGCGCCTGTTCGCCCTCGCCTTTGGCGGCGTGCTGGCGGCGGCCGGCGGCGCGGAACTTGCCACCGGCAGCTTGCAGATCTTCGCCCAGAACATGACGGCCGGTCGCGGCTTCATGGCCTTCGCCGCCGTGGTGTTCGGCGCGTCTCATCCGATCGGCGCGGCGTTGGCGGCCATATTCTTCTCGCTGGTCGGCGCGCTCGGCATCCGCGCCCAGTTGGTGTTCGGCGACGCGGTGCCCCACGATCTTCTGCTCGCCCTCCCCTATCTCGCCACCATTTTCGGCGTCTGGCTGAGTGGTCGCCTGCGTGGCGGCGCGGCGGCGGCCCCGGCAAGCTTCGGCGAATTACGCGACTATTGA
- a CDS encoding ABC transporter permease → MNSNLVVVLRAAVFIALALALCGIIFEFAGYSAIAMFEAIVEGAFLRSGGLTQSLRWAVPLFITAVGVGLSFRSGFFNIGAQGQFYVGAIAATCAATWLNGAPAIVLVPLSFLAGMVGGALWALWPGLLRLRSGTDETITTLMGNFLATLLLIYVTTGPLKDPSGSGQQSSSRPLAAAYRISNSLGLSPTIIAIAIIVGVLMWLLVNRSAFGVVASLAGRNPVMVRWQGAKVWWLGLTSFLVAGGLAGLAGTIEVFGPNGRLVGGFLPAHGFTAILIALVANLSVGGTAIGALFFGGLASAALYLPVMAGLPSAAIDIINAAIALFITARSAHLDRLIGRVTGGAGRSAKPQ, encoded by the coding sequence ATGAACAGCAACCTCGTGGTCGTCCTGCGCGCCGCCGTCTTCATCGCCCTGGCGCTCGCCCTCTGCGGCATCATCTTCGAATTCGCCGGCTATTCGGCCATCGCCATGTTCGAAGCCATCGTCGAAGGTGCCTTCCTGAGGAGCGGCGGGCTGACGCAGAGCCTGCGCTGGGCCGTTCCACTGTTCATCACCGCCGTCGGCGTTGGCCTGTCGTTCCGGTCGGGCTTCTTCAACATCGGGGCCCAGGGACAGTTCTACGTTGGCGCCATCGCCGCCACCTGCGCCGCCACCTGGTTGAACGGCGCGCCGGCCATCGTGTTGGTACCCCTCTCGTTTCTGGCTGGCATGGTGGGTGGTGCGCTGTGGGCGCTGTGGCCGGGGCTCCTCCGCCTGCGGTCGGGGACCGATGAGACGATCACCACGCTGATGGGCAACTTCCTGGCAACGCTGCTACTGATCTACGTCACCACCGGCCCGCTCAAGGACCCCTCGGGCAGCGGCCAGCAATCGTCGAGCCGGCCACTGGCCGCCGCCTACCGCATTTCCAACTCGCTCGGCCTGTCGCCGACCATCATCGCAATCGCCATCATCGTCGGGGTGCTGATGTGGCTGCTGGTCAACCGCAGCGCCTTCGGCGTCGTCGCCAGCCTCGCCGGTCGAAATCCGGTCATGGTGCGTTGGCAGGGCGCCAAGGTCTGGTGGCTCGGCCTGACGAGCTTTCTCGTTGCCGGCGGCCTGGCCGGTCTGGCCGGCACCATCGAAGTGTTCGGCCCCAACGGCCGGCTGGTCGGTGGCTTCCTGCCCGCCCATGGCTTCACCGCCATCCTGATTGCCCTCGTCGCCAACCTGTCGGTGGGCGGAACCGCCATCGGCGCCCTGTTCTTTGGCGGCCTCGCCTCGGCCGCGCTCTATCTGCCGGTCATGGCGGGCCTGCCATCGGCGGCCATCGACATCATCAACGCCGCCATCGCCCTGTTCATCACCGCGCGGTCGGCCCACCTCGATCGCCTGATCGGTCGGGTTACCGGTGGCGCCGGAAGGAGCGCAAAGCCCCAATGA
- a CDS encoding VOC family protein: MTFAQRHAISDVCVLVRDLEASIAFYRDRLGFRLKHRAPGFADFSGAGLTLALWERGHLSAHTGTPVDPDSDSAVLIAVKLNSMAELDSAYDELSAAGVAFVAPPAPYAWNAYGAYFTGPDREVWELYAWLPGGAPGKIDTSEGAR; this comes from the coding sequence ATGACCTTTGCCCAGCGCCACGCCATCAGCGACGTCTGCGTCCTCGTCCGCGACCTTGAGGCCTCCATCGCCTTCTATCGCGATCGTCTCGGTTTTCGTCTCAAGCATCGCGCCCCCGGCTTTGCCGACTTCTCCGGTGCCGGTCTGACACTGGCCCTTTGGGAGCGCGGCCACCTGTCCGCCCACACGGGCACGCCGGTCGACCCGGACTCGGACAGCGCCGTGCTGATCGCCGTGAAACTCAACAGTATGGCCGAACTCGACTCCGCCTATGACGAGCTGAGCGCGGCCGGCGTCGCTTTCGTGGCGCCACCGGCACCTTATGCCTGGAACGCCTACGGCGCCTATTTCACCGGGCCGGACCGCGAGGTCTGGGAACTTTACGCCTGGCTGCCCGGTGGCGCGCCCGGCAAGATCGACACAAGCGAGGGCGCCCGATGA